GCCGACACGAGCCGACGCGACGAGAGGACGGGTTGTCGTGGCCACATCCACCGTCGACGCACCAGCTGTGTTGTTCGACGTCGACGGCACGTTGGTCGATTCCAACTTCCACCATGCGGTGACCTGGCATCGAGCGTTTCTGGACGTCGGTCAAGACGTCGCGTGCTGGCGGATTCACGGGCTTGTCGGGCGCCCGGGCTCGGAACTGGTCCGCATTCTGCTCGGTGATGAGCTGGCTGACGCTTGCGGTGACGAAGCCCAGCGCGTGCACGGCCGCTATTTCGGCGAGCTTGAGCCGGTGCTGCGCGCCCTGCCGGGTACCCGGGACTTGCTCGAGGCGATCGCATCGCGGGGATGGCGCACGGTGTTGGCCTCGTCAGCGTCGGTCCAGACGTTGGAATTGCTGCGCCGGGTGCTCGACGTCGACGACCTGGTGTGTGACGTCACCTCCAGCGTCGACGTCGACCGCGGCAAGCCCGATCCGGATATCGTCGTCAGCGCACTGCACCGCGTCCAAGCCGACCCGGCACGCTCGCTGTTCGTCGGCGACTCGGTCTGGGACGTGGAGGCGGGACGGCGTGCGGGTGTGCCGACCGTCGCCGTGCTGTGCGGCGGGGTGGCACGGGAAGCGCTGGAACAGGCGGGCGCGGCCGCTATCTACGCCGATCCGGCGGACATCCATACCCACTTCGACGAATTCAGTCGGCTGCTGCCCGCCTGAGGGGTCAGGTGAGCGGCTCCCCGCGGTGACACCGCGTGCAGGTCCGGCGCAGCTGCTACGGGTGTGTTCCGCGGTGCTTGTCGGCTGCGGCCTGAATGCGGGGCCACGGTCGCGCCTCTTCGAGTTCGTAAGCCAGTTCCAAAAGCCGCGCCTCGCAGCCGATGTCGGCCGAGATCATCATGCCCACCGGCATGCCGGTGGCGGATTCGGCCAGCGGCAGCGAGATCGCGGGCTCGCCCGTGACATTGTGCAGCGGCGTGAATGCGACCCACTCGCGCATCCGGCCCATGATCTGCTCGTAGTCTGCGGTTGGGTCGAGGTGGCCGATTCGCGGCGTCTCCTCGGCCAGCGTGGGCGTCAGCACTGCGTCATAGGTTTTGGCGAAACGCGCAGTGTGCCGGCGCACGCCGCGTAGCCGCATGATCGCCACCGGGAGCCGATGCAGGTTGCGGCGCGCGTGGCGGGCCAGGCCCAGTGTCAGGTTGTCCAGCCGGGTGGGATCGAACGTGTCGCCGAACCGGCGCCGGCTGATGTACAGCTGTCCCAGTGCTAGCAGCGCCCAATAGAGCACGAAGTCGTCGGCGAAAGTCGAAGGCACTGGCGGGTTTTCGACATGCTCCACGCGATGTCCCAGTTCCTCGAGCAGCCGTGCCGATTTCAAAGTCAGCTCGCGGATTTCGGGGCTGCATTCGCGAACCACCGAACGCGTCAGCACGGCAATCCTCAGCCGCTGCCTGCCGGGATGGGTGACGTCGCCGATCGGCGGCAGGTTGGGCTGACGCCAGATGCGCTCGGCTTCCCGGTGGAAAGCCGCGGTGTCGCGCACCGATCGGGTGACCACACCGTTGGCGACCAGGCGTATTGGCATGCGGCGCAGGTCCTTGTCCACCGGCAGCCGGCCGCGCGACGGCTTGAGGCCCACCAGCCCGTTGCAGGCGGCGGGGATCCGGATGGAGCCGCCGCCGTCGTTGGCGTGGGCGATCGGCACCGCACCGGCCGCTACGAACGCGGCCGAACCCGACGACGAGGCGCCCGCCGTGTAGTCGGTGTTCCACGGGTTGCGGACGGGTCCGAGTCGGGGATGCTCGGCCGATGCGCTGAAGCCGTACTCGGACATCTGCGTTTTTCCCAGCGCGACGAGGCCGGTCGCCAGGTACAGCCGGGTGAACTCGCCGTCCCTGGCAGCCCGGCGCGGCACCCACGCGTCGGTACCCTCCATCGTCGGCAAGCCGGTGACGTCGACGTTGTCTTTGACGAAGCTCGGCACGCCGCTGAAGAAACCGGCCCGCGGTGTCGCCGCGTCGGCTCGCGCCTGGTCGAACGCTTGGTAGGCCAGCCCGTTAAGGGCGGGGTTGACGGCCTCGGTGCGCGCAATCGCCGCCTCGATCACGTCCGCCCGCGCAAGCCGCCCAGTCCTGATCGCTTCGGCGAGCGCCACCCCGTCGAGGTCCCCGAGCGCGTCGTCGCCGAAGGCGTGCACATGTCGCATACGCCGACGCTAGCAACGGCGGCGACCCGCTACTGCTGACCCACCTCGAAACGGACGAAACGCGTCACGGTCACGCCGGCGTCGTCAAGCAGCGCCTTGACGGTCTTCTTGTTGTCGGACACCGACGGCTGGTCAAGCAACACGGCATCCTTGAAGAAGCCGTTGAGCCGACCCTCCACGATCTTGGGCAGCGCCTGCTCGGGCTTGCCTTCGGCCTTGGCGGTCTCCTCGGCGATGCGGCGCTCGCTGGCCAGCACGTCGTCGGGCACGTCGGCGCGGCTGAGGTAACGGGCTCTCAGCGCGGCGATCTGCAAGGCCACCGCGTGCGCGGCTTCCTTGGCCTGGTCTCCGGCGCCGGTGTATTCGACCAAGACCCCCACCGCGGGCGGCAGGTCGGCGGCCCGCTTGTGCAGGTAGGTCTCGACCGTGCCGTCGAAGTAGGCGACCCGACGCAGCTCAAGCTTTTCGCCGATCTTGGCCGACAACTCCGCGATGGCCTGCTCGACGGTCTTAGTCCCCGAACTTTGGTCGATAGGAGAAGCCTTGAGCGTGTCGAGGTCGGTTGTCTTCGACGCCGCCGCGGCCGCGACAATCTGATCGGCCAGCGCACCGAATTCGGCGTTTTTGGCGACGAAGTCGGTCTCGCAGTTGAGCTCGATCAACGCGCCGTCGGTGGCGGCGACGAGACCTTCGGCGGTGGCCCGCTGGGCGCGCTTGCCGACATCCTTGGCGCCCTTGATGCGCAGCGCCTCGACGGCCTTGTCGAAATCCCCGTCGGCATCGGCCAGCGCGTTCTTGCAGTCGAGCATGCCTGCGCCGGTCAGCTCCCGAAGCCGCTTGACGTCGGCAGCGGTGTAGTTCGCCAATGCTCAGCCTTTCCTAGGAGGGCTCTGTGGTCTGTTCGGTTGCGGTTTCG
This Mycobacterium xenopi DNA region includes the following protein-coding sequences:
- a CDS encoding HAD family hydrolase; translation: MATSTVDAPAVLFDVDGTLVDSNFHHAVTWHRAFLDVGQDVACWRIHGLVGRPGSELVRILLGDELADACGDEAQRVHGRYFGELEPVLRALPGTRDLLEAIASRGWRTVLASSASVQTLELLRRVLDVDDLVCDVTSSVDVDRGKPDPDIVVSALHRVQADPARSLFVGDSVWDVEAGRRAGVPTVAVLCGGVAREALEQAGAAAIYADPADIHTHFDEFSRLLPA
- a CDS encoding amidase; this encodes MRHVHAFGDDALGDLDGVALAEAIRTGRLARADVIEAAIARTEAVNPALNGLAYQAFDQARADAATPRAGFFSGVPSFVKDNVDVTGLPTMEGTDAWVPRRAARDGEFTRLYLATGLVALGKTQMSEYGFSASAEHPRLGPVRNPWNTDYTAGASSSGSAAFVAAGAVPIAHANDGGGSIRIPAACNGLVGLKPSRGRLPVDKDLRRMPIRLVANGVVTRSVRDTAAFHREAERIWRQPNLPPIGDVTHPGRQRLRIAVLTRSVVRECSPEIRELTLKSARLLEELGHRVEHVENPPVPSTFADDFVLYWALLALGQLYISRRRFGDTFDPTRLDNLTLGLARHARRNLHRLPVAIMRLRGVRRHTARFAKTYDAVLTPTLAEETPRIGHLDPTADYEQIMGRMREWVAFTPLHNVTGEPAISLPLAESATGMPVGMMISADIGCEARLLELAYELEEARPWPRIQAAADKHRGTHP
- the tsf gene encoding translation elongation factor Ts, translating into MANYTAADVKRLRELTGAGMLDCKNALADADGDFDKAVEALRIKGAKDVGKRAQRATAEGLVAATDGALIELNCETDFVAKNAEFGALADQIVAAAAASKTTDLDTLKASPIDQSSGTKTVEQAIAELSAKIGEKLELRRVAYFDGTVETYLHKRAADLPPAVGVLVEYTGAGDQAKEAAHAVALQIAALRARYLSRADVPDDVLASERRIAEETAKAEGKPEQALPKIVEGRLNGFFKDAVLLDQPSVSDNKKTVKALLDDAGVTVTRFVRFEVGQQ